The Candidatus Binatus sp. genomic interval GGGAACCGGGGAATCACTGATTGCCGGTACCGTAGCGGATTTCGGCGCGTTTCTCTCCGCCCGTCGTTCACCCGGTGCGCTTTGGCTCGTCAGCGCAGCCGGAAGGACCCGCGCGATGCGGCCGCGCGTTCAATGGGGTGAAGCCGCGAAGAATCGACCATCGCCTTCAGTGCGGCGTTGGCGGGAGCCTTGCCTATACCAATCCTCCTCGCGGACTTAATAGTTCCATGAATACGTACTTACCGCCGAATCGATGATTTGGGCGTCGCGCAATCGCTCGGCTCGCTGGCGTACCGTATTTGACATATGGATCGGGACAGTTCGAAGCCGCTGGAGCCCAGGTTGAATCATTCAACTGCGATCGCGTGCTTCATTCAGATGGTGCGCGACGCATTCAGCCAGTCTTTGGGACGGACGGCATTTGTGAGCGGCGCACTCGACGTGGCGGGGTCGGTATTCGCGTTCGCGGTGTTCACGGCGGTCGCGATCGCGCTGTGGGTTATATAGGGCGAGCATAAACGCCGATGCTACCAGAGTTCTGGACTTACCAATCGAATGCCGGCGCTGCCTCCGAATGGAACGCTGCGGCCTTGGCCTATTCCGCCTCCCATCGTACCGTCGAACTGAACACTGTCGTTTAGGATGTAGCGGTAGCCAAACTGGACACCGATCGCGTCTTCATCTGAGTAGGGATCACCCCGAAAAATCTCCACAATTCCATTCAGCGCCCCGAGCAAACGGACCTGGGTCCCCACCCCCCAGAATAACTGCGTAAGCCTGCTTGAATCCTCCTTCGGACTGACGACGCCGAGATTTACATGGATGAGAACGCGGTCGTCGCCGAGAAAAGACTCCCTGACCGCGAGGTAAGCAAACGGATCCCAATCCCTTGACTGAAAGCCTCCGGTACCGACCGGTGGAACAACTCCCGCCGCCACCGCTACGCCTGGCCATCGATTCACATCTGCTTGCCGGAGTAGATACTTCGCCTGCACTATCGGCCCCGCTGCTGCAGCCCGCGATCGGCGCTTATAGTTCACTCCGTACGGGCCACCAAATGTGAGCTCCAGCGGCTCTAAAGGTCCGAACGCGATCAACGACCAGTGTTGAACCGAATCACTGTCGCCCTCCAGCCAGGTCTCGAGTTGCGCCCGTCGCGCGCCCACGACCCGCGCGTCGTCGGTCACGAATGGCCTGATTGCGAGCGCACTGGAAGGAGTGAACGCGACCGAAAGCCAGAGAGCATGGACCAGCACCCAGCGCATCGTTCTCAATTCGGGCAGACCCGGAACGCACGAGCAAAGCATGTTTGAGAGACTGCCCACACGCGAGGTCCGACCGCAATCAGTTCGGCGAGCTTCTATCGCTTTCGAGCCGTGGGTGTATAAGTGTGGCTTACGATGCTCGCGATCAGCGATCACTCTGGCGATCACTCTGAAAATGCAGTTTTGGCGGCGCTGGCCGTTAAATTATCCGCACAAATGAAAGGTTATTCGGTTCAGAGTGATCATTTTCGGCGCGATCACTCTGCGCCGCCCATCACTCAGCGTGTCGGAGACGAAGTCGAGCGACCAGCGTTGGTTGATCGCGTGCGGCACGAGCATTGGGGTTCGGGTTCCCATCGCACGTTTGCGCACGGAGACAAGGTCGCGCTGGTCGGTGCGGCCATGACCAATGCCACCAGGCCGGTGGGGGTCCAAGTCAGGTAGAGCCGAGCGACGCGGCCCCCCCGTATCAGACATGCCTGCCGTATGAGGACATGTCCGTTTATCTCGGCTCCACCGCACCCATCAGGCAGCAGCAGCTTTGTCGTGCATTCGCCAGGACTCCGTGCCAGCCGGCAATTGAAAGAGCTTGGCTGCGTTCTCACGCATGATTGCTTGCCGTTGATGCTCCTGGAGATGGGCAGTGTGTTCTGCCAGCAATTGCTGCGAACGAGGCCAGGTCGAATCCGTATGCGGAAAATCACTCGCCCACAGGAGTTGCGTGTATGGCATCAGATGCAAGGAGTTGAAGGCAGTCAGGTCGTCCTGGAACGTCATCCAGACGTTACTCTTGATGTATTCACTCGGCAGCTTGGACAGGCCGTTGATTACCCCACCCTCGACATTGAACTTGGCCGCGTGGTCCATGCGATACATGTAGTGAGGCATCCAGCCCGCATCGCCTTCAGCGCACACCAGTTTCAATTTCGGATGGCGCTCGAAGACGCCGCCCAACACCATGAGACCAACGACATCTTGCACCGCGCGAATGATGCCGAGGAAATTGTTCATCTCGTGCCCACGATGCGGCATGTTGAGACTGCCGTCGCGCGACGTCAAAATGTGAAAGCAAATTGGCAGTCCTAGATCGGTAGCACACTCCCACAAGGCGTCATAATCGGGATGGTCGTAGTCCTCGTGAATCGGGCGGCCTGGCATCATCATGCCTACCATCCCCATCTCTTTGGCGCGCCGGAAATCTTCGATCGCGCTATCCACACTTAAGACCGCGGTCTGCGCCAATCCGAAAATACGATCCGGCGCCTCATTACACATCGCCTGCAGCCAACGATTGTATGCTTTCATGCAGGCGTCCTTGTACTCGGCATCGCGATGCATACAGAGGCCCATCCCGACTGAGGCGTAGATGATCTCGGCGGCAATCCCATCCTGGTCCATGTAGGGCAGCCGCGCCCGACCACCGTAAGCGGCCTCGCGGACATCCGAAAACTTG includes:
- a CDS encoding amidohydrolase family protein; translation: MDYIDPKYRDNAPRVVEQPDGTEAFVVPGMKRPVALGFIDGAGFSIKERNARAKRLKFSDVREAAYGGRARLPYMDQDGIAAEIIYASVGMGLCMHRDAEYKDACMKAYNRWLQAMCNEAPDRIFGLAQTAVLSVDSAIEDFRRAKEMGMVGMMMPGRPIHEDYDHPDYDALWECATDLGLPICFHILTSRDGSLNMPHRGHEMNNFLGIIRAVQDVVGLMVLGGVFERHPKLKLVCAEGDAGWMPHYMYRMDHAAKFNVEGGVINGLSKLPSEYIKSNVWMTFQDDLTAFNSLHLMPYTQLLWASDFPHTDSTWPRSQQLLAEHTAHLQEHQRQAIMRENAAKLFQLPAGTESWRMHDKAAAA